The nucleotide window ATCGCTTTTGAAAGTCTTTTAAGCCCGTTGAGGTTGGTGATAGTGTCGTCATTAAGCTATTTAGTTTCTGAAAATTTTTAGTACATAGTGACATGTAAATTCTTGTTTATACTCCTTATAAAGGAAGGTCGTTTGACAAATTCATATACGGATGGCGACGCTAATATTGCGGAATACAATTTATTTAACCTGAAATAAATTATATGAGGTGTGGGCTTAGTTTAAGTCTGTGAGTAAGCCTACCATACGGTGGCTTAGACGTTACGGTTTTAGTCTTTATTTGGGTTTTTCCACGCCTTTGTGTCCGTTGCAAATTGAGATGTCCCTTAGCGGATTAGTATAGTTCTAAGTACAAGGGCAATACACTAAGGGCCGTTCCGCGTAAACTAAACCGTAAACCCGTCACTTTACGCCATGCGTTATCACGGGTAAAAATGTCGTCGAGTGTAAATTTAACGTGATGACCTCACCATACTCAGTCAGATGGAGGCCGTAAAGGAGCCTTAAAAGGCCCTTAAAAATAGATATTATGTTAATTTTTTTAATTTAATTATAATAATAATTTTAAGAACCCATGAGTAGTAGTAGTTTTTACTCCTTGAACTATAACGCTAGGCCATTTAATAACGGGCGATGGCCTTCGCACAGAGCCCCTTATGAAGCGAAGCACACGTGTTAGGCTGGAGGGAGGGGTTTTGCCCTTTAGGGCCTGACAAGTCGTGTCACCCCCCATGACTAAGCACTCACGAAAAGCGGATCTGAGGGCTAAAATTAGAGGCCCAACTCTTATTACTTAAGTCCCAAAATGTATTATTTAGAAAAGGTGGAAAAGGCTGAAGGGGAGGCTATGGAGGCGGGAGGGAGACCGCTGACCGGGAGTTTATAAAGGCACTACCGCTAGAGCTGAGGGTAACAACAGAGTACTACGTAGAGACCGGGGACTTTAGGGAAGGCCCGAGGATCGCCGGTATGGCCGTGGGCAGTTTTATACTTTGTCTGGGGGTAAAGGCCTTATTCCCTTTTTTACAAAATTTTCACCCTTACACTAACCGCACTGTTGTCATCTGTTGGCTGGCCGAGGGTGGCTTTTCGGCGTCCTGGCCCACTACTCACCGTAAACGCCCCACCGCCTTAACACCTGACCTCGACTACCGGTTTCAGGAAGTCCCTGTAAAACTCCTCATAACCCCTCCGGTCGGCGTAATGGAACTCAAACGGCGTCACCGCGCCCTTAAACACTGTAGAGGTGATGTACACGGTCATATTTGCCTGCCACACCACGTCACCCACTTTATCGGACACTACCATGACGTCGATGTCACTCAGGGAAGGGATGTAATTCCCTTTAACTACGCTCCCGAAGACGACTACCATTACGTCCGGTAACACCTTCTTGAGGGAAGTGCAGATCTCCTCTGCGTACTTCTTCCAGTCCCTGAAGTACTCTACCCTTTCCATACCCCTAACACCTTTAGGCACTCCTTTACCAGCTCGACCAACTTTACCGCCACTTCCTTATCGTAATAGTCCGGGGAGTATATGGAGCCGGTGTACGCGACCTTTAGTAGGGTAACTAACTCCCTATTCCTGTCCCTCAGGCCTACCAAGCGCGTGTCGGCGAGGGAGTTTATCAGCTCGTCTATGTCGTGTGTGAAGGGGTAGCTCCCTTTTTTCTCGAGTAAGGCCGCCTTAAGTGCCAGCTGTAACGACTGTTCTAAGTGAAATACCGCGAAGTCGTACCAGCCCTTATCCAAGTCCGATACTGCTTCCTCAAAGAACCTTAACGCCCTGTCCTTAAACGCGTCGACCAGTTCCTTTTTCATGCCCCCACCTCTCATAAGACCGTAGTCGTGGCCCGTCCCTGTCCACTGTAAAGTCTACGGGGAAGTCGACTGCTGTAAAGGCGACCTGCAGGGCTTTGTAAAACGCCCTCCCCGTGTGAGGTCCTGGGGCAGTCCCGCTCCCTGACCTAAGGCTTGCTGGCGAAGGCCTATGTAGTCCCCACCCCCGCACTGGGGGCTTTGCCCATAACCTACCCGAAATTTTAATATAAGCCCCTATCGTCTCCTCTGAGGGGCCCACGTAAAGGTACCTTAACTTAGGCTTAGGTCTGTCGGTATAATAGACGAAATACTCCCCCTTGTCCCCTCGCGTGGAGGTGTTACCCGTATGAATGACTTCACGTGTCATAACTCCTTATTTTCTTGAAAGCTTAAAAATTGCGACGAGAGAGCGTAGAGTTAAAGGACGCGGTAAAGAGCCCTCGGAAGTAATACTATTTCAGCGGTTATCCTACTTTAACGCGTATCAAAGGCCTGCATGAGGGCCGGTGCACCTCCCAGACGGTCTCCAATGAACCATATAAACACGTTTGCAAGTCCGTCACTGGGCTGGACGCCTTTCTTACATGGTGTCCTAAGTACTAAGAGCTTTACCCGCCTCCAGATCCGGCATCGGTCTTAAAGCTGGATATAAGGGACAAACCCTTGGTTTTTGAATTTAACGAAAAATTACCGACCTAAACCGTTTTCCCAAATTTTTAACGTCGCATAGTATAAAATATTTTTATAGTGCCTTGTTAAAGAGTAATATGTGTTACCGCTAACGTCTGCTGAGGCTTATTTACAAGAGGCTGACGAGCTTTTAGAGAAAGGGGACATTGTACAAGCTTCAGAAAAATACTATAAGGCAGTAGAGGAGGCAATAAAGGCCCTCTCAAGAAAATATAATTTAGGTGTTTTAAAAAGGTTGAGACACGGTAGGTGGTCCTCAGGGCTCCTATTTGACGCTGTAAACGAGCTTGGTAGTGACGAACTTAAAGAGGTCTGGTATATAGCTTGGGAACTACACGTAGACGGGTTCCACGAAATGGTATTAACAGGGGAAAGACTGAGGTTAGTAAGAGATAAAATTAAGAAAATTTTAAATTATTTATAACGTGGGGGGGGGGGTGGACAGCCCTGTCGTCCTCCGTCACTTGTCAGAAGTCCAATTAAAGCCCTTTTTCCGCCTTTTAGGGTGTTCCCAAACAGTCATGGAATTCGAAAATTATTTGTAATCCCTCAAAACCAAGGGTGAATTACGCAAAGGTTACGGGGTCCATCTCGTGTACCCCAATGAAGTCTCGTAACCCTCGCACATGAGTTTTTTCCCCAAAACGGTTTCCCCCTTACACTTTATGTATTCTCGGTGAATTAACTAGAAAAAATTATTTTTATGGATACGCGGTAGTTTTATAGACACTTATCGAATTTGACGGCCGATTGAGACCGCCCCCGAGTGCTCGCTCCCCGGAGAGTGTTAGAACCGGTGCTACCCTTTGCTTAGCCCGTTTACCGCGCGTGTCCCAGCTAAGTAGCCGTACGCTTCGGTTAGCTTTTCGCGGTGTTCAGCCCGTTTTCGTCGTTTGTTTTCCCGTGTTTCACGTTTTTGAAGAGACCGGGCGTGGGCCTGAAGACTTTACTAGTATTACTAGTCCTCGGTGTAGCCAAGGAGAAATAGGGTAACTGCTGGGAGTAGTCAAAATGGGTGTAAGCCTATATAATGAGGCAAAATTCAAGAAAAATAGTGAAATTTCTGGGGGTTTTTAGCCGGGAACTAAAAGGGTAATAAAATAGCGGTAATGGTGGACTCTTAGTTGCTGCCAAAGGGAATATAATACCAACTGAAATAGCTAAACCTTAATATTTTGTAGAAATAACTATTACAGATTAAGTTTTTAATTCAGTATATACTCGCTAACTAAGGTAAAAAAGATTTAAGGTTGGGGCCTACCTTCTATATCTATTACATAATTCCCTTTTCTACCTCTTACGAAGAATATTTGGCCGTTGGTAGTATTTACCTCGATCTGGTACCCGCTCTGAGTTAAGACATTAACTAACTGCGTGTGCTCAGGGAGCCCCCCTTGAGGCGGTTGTGGCGTAGGGTGGTACATCGGGGGTTGAGGGGTAGCAGGCTGGGGCATAGCCGGTTGTGGGGCAGTAGGTTGCGGGGCAGACTGCACGGGGTGCGGGAACTGCGGCTGGGGGGTCATTGGGGGTGACGGAGAAGGCGGCCGCATTACCGGGGGCTGGGGGGCAGCCTCTGGCATAGGGCGCACTTCAGCTGTCTGCCCTTGGGCCTCATTGAGCTGAGGGGGGCTCTCCGGCATAGAAGGCGGCTGGTTTATTAGTGGTTCGGCGATGTTCATTAAATCCCATTCCAGCTCACCGTGTGTTATTAACCTGACCGTGCCCCAATCGTTAAATACCTCGACTTCCCCGTGTGCGTAGTCCCTCCTTACGAAGACCTTAAAGCCGTTGTCCCTAGGCTCATCTCTGTGAATTTCGAGCCCTCTATTCTGTAATTCATTCACTAACTTATCATGTATGGCATTTATATCTACATTATCTATTTGGAAGGTCTTTTCCATATTAGCTCATAAAGTTTTATTCATTATTACTATTAAAGTTTTCTATAATTTTTAAAAATATAAAGTTAATATATAGAATTTATTACATAGAAAAAATTACGATAAAGCCTCTTGCTTAAACCTGTCGTAGTTGTTATTGACGCACGCGGACATCTGCGATATCTGGTTTACCAGGTCTGGCGGCAACCCCTGGTCTATGGTAGCCTGGTACTTGTCACCGAACGCACTCCTAAAGTCTTCCCTGACCTTATCGACGAACCTATCAAAGAGACCAGTCTTCCCGCTGGGTATAATGAGTACGTCCCTGTCAATTGTCACCCTACCGTTGCTGGTGTCGTAATCAAATTGTTTTGAAACTTGAACCGTTATGTGGCCGTTATAGTTTTTCACGTCTACGTTATTTACTAGGGACGGGTCTTGTCCTTTATACGTCTGGATCATCACGTCTATTGCTTGCGGGTTGTACCAAATAGAGTCTACGTACGGGTTAAAAGGGGGCTGGTGTATACACCTCGGGCACGAATAGTTTTGGGCGTGAAATACCACCCTCATGTTAGTTATGTAAACTGCTCCGTAGACGTACATGGTCGCGGAAATATACTGAGGGTTATTATAGTCCGGTTGTTCACCTATGTTTATAAACCCCCCGATGCTGAATTCCGGGGTCTGCTGGTAGTATGTTTGCGTTATATACGACTGCTGCATATACCTCGCTACGAGTATTATTTGTTCTCCGCATATCGGAGTAAACGGGGGGTTACTAGTGTCCACTTGTTGTAATAGGCTCATATCGGGTTGGTCGGCGTTTGCGAATTGGTACCCACAATTAGGGCACTGGGGGACACTGTCTGGGATTTCTTGATTACACGAAGGGCATAACATAACATTTTCCTTTAGATGATATTATATAAACTTTTTCAGAAGAACTAAAAGTAGATAATTTCACATTTGTGCAAAATATAGGACTAAGCCTTGAAATTCCGGTGTCCGGGCTCGCGGTGAGGTGACACGAACTAAATTCGTGGTTTACGACAGCAGTATTTTACCTACGAAGTCCGGGCCTCGCACGCGTGTAAGCGTCGTGGAGTCCTTTCCCCTCCTCGCCAGTACGATGAGGCCCCGTGTGGTGCTGAGTTAACCCTGTCACAGCAGTCATCCTACTTTAACGCGTCTTAAATGTTTTCATCAGGACCGGTGCCCCTCCTAGACGGTTTTCAACGAATTTGAGGAGTTCTCCTCCGCGCCCGTTAGGTCAGTGGGCTCCCCGATGCTGAGCTAGATCTTAGTAATGCCCAGCTCCTTTTAGTACTTCATATTTTTCCAATAAACCGGACGTAAAATCTAAAAACTTTATCAGTATTGCTGGTGCTTGGTATTACCAAGGAAAAGTGGGATAACTGTTGTTACGCATAACAACTGTTACACTTAACAACATTGGTACATAGTACGTATAAAAACGTGTTATAATAAGGTTATAATTCAGGCTATCCAGGGTGGTTTCGCGTATACTGTATTATATAAACATTGAATTATACTAATTTGATAGAGAAAATTATAATTTGCAAAGGACACGCGAAAGACCACCTAATCAACGCAGGACTTGAAAAATATGAAGGGTAAAAAAAAAAAACAAGTATAGCATAAGGGGTTTTAACGCCTATCGGTTTAGGTTCGTCTTTATCGGCTATCTCTTAGCGAACTTCTTCAGGAGTAAAATTACTGCGATAACAGCCACTATAGCGATCCCCACTAACACTACAGGGGACACCGTGACTCCCACACCAGCAGGGCGTGCGGCACTCTCCCCGTGTGACGTAGTCCCCACGAGGGCTAACGTGAGCTCATACACCATAACTTCACTCTCTGCCGTACCGTTACTACTCACAGTACTGTTACTCTCCACTAGGTAGTACTCATAGGGGTCGGCTTCAATTAACCTGACGTGCGGAGACCTGAACAACGAAGTACCGATATTCACTGTCCCCCTTACAGTACCGTTATTGTTCAGGACCACCAACGAGAAGTTACCGTCGTCACCAAACAACAGTACGTTATTTCCGATAAACTTCGACACGTTCCCCCTTATAAAGTAGTGTGTCACCCCGCCGGAATAAACGTCGGTAACGTTAGAGCCAGACGGCGTAGGGTTGACCACAAGGAAGTAGCCCCTACAGCTAGAGAAGAACTGGGAGACAACCACGGTCTGGGTTATGCTAACATTTGATCCGAAATAGTTTTGGAAGTGTATAACTTCAGTTTCCGTCTTTATCGGTATTTTAGCTACGGGGGCCAACCCGCTACCGTTATACCTCTCTAGAGTAGCGTAGTGCCTACCAATTAACGCGACATACAAACTGCCGCCGATATTTAAGAGGTAAATTTTCAGTATTATACTCGTTAGCGTGAGCCTAGTAGTGACTTCGCCGTTCTCCAAGTTTATCCCTAGTATACTTACGTTAACGGGGGCCTTCGGTATTTCTATTTCTGAATACGGTATGGGGGTGTTATTAACGACTATGAACAACTGGTCCCCTACTAAGGTGTTAGAAAATAAGTTACTGCAGACGTAGTACTTTTTACTCCATATCACCTTACCAGTACGAGTGAACATACTTATGTTAAACAAGTGTGGGTCTACACTCCCGTTTGAGATTGTCAAGATACCTTGAGGTAATTCCACTGCCCTTACGGGGTCGAGGTCCCTTAATGTAATATTAGTGTTATTTAACATAATGATAGTGCAGTTATTGTTAAAAGCTGCTAGGGCGGTGAGGTTATTTAAGTCCACATGAAATATGTCCCCTTCCATAGTGTAGGTGTCCACTAGAGTTAAGCCCTTAAACACATACACGTAGGTATTGCCGGTTTGTGCAAACTTATAAACCGAGACCAAGACGTACAATTCCCCGTTCATGACAAAGGTGCTGAATATCGAATAACCTGTTAACGCCAACTTGTACAGCTCCAAGTCGAGGCTACTGTTAACGAAGTAGATACGTGCTACGGAGTAGAACCCCGTCTGTAAGTGGCCCTTATGTGAGCTACTAGATATTGTCACGTTAGTATACGTTGCTGCTATTACCAAGCCGTGGTCGTAATGTGTTACGCTGTCTATCTGTATTGAAGGTACGTCTTTGAAGACGAGGGTAGCTATTCGCTGTTCTTTAAATAACGACTGTGGTGTCTGCCCCGTTGAGACCGGGACTACTATGATAAAAAGTGTTAGTAATATTAGACTTAATACGTCTATTTTCTTCATGATAAACAACTTAAAACACATAGTTTAAAAGTATTTTCGCAATACCCCTTCGAAGACTTTAAATTTGCATTATCTATAAAGCATGGCTCATTCTTTTAGAACTATTTCCAAAAGGTTGACCGGTCATAATACTTTATCTCCCACTTTGAAAAGTGTTAAAAGGATAAAGTAATTTTAAAAGAATATAATATATATAAAAACTGTTCTAAATATAAATCAATTATTAACCCGTCACCTTTACGCCTTTTCACGCTAACACTTATTGAAAGTCCTTACAGCCGGGTATTACCCTAAATATTTATGTAAATACTTATACATGACCTTATGTTAAATTACCAAAAAACCCTTATTTCCAGTCGCGGAGTACGTAACAGCACACACATGACCGGTAAAAACACGTAGACGCGACGGCCTTACGTAAAACGTCGCACGTGCTATGTATTAATATCGCTTAATGCGGGCTAACTGCTTCACCCGGTCACGGTTAGACAAACGGGGACCGTAAAGGCCGTGAGAGACCCCTCGGTGTAACCGGTGGGCCACATTTAGAGTTACCCTAAAAAGTATGACGCGGCTTCTTCTCGTCAATTCTTACTAAAAATTATAAAACACCCCGCTTACACGTCTAACTGTGAGGCGGGGATAATCACGGGAAAACTACCGCTCGACGACTTTGAAGTATTAGAGAGCCTCACCCCGGTCAGATATTATTAGCCTTCTTCTCTTTTTTCTTTATTTTCTCCCCCTTCTCTTTTTCCGCAACGAGATCATCCCTTACGGATAAGCGTTTACCCGTGGCGTGACCCACCCTAACTTCTGCTCCCGCCACGGGGCACCCCTAACGGGCCGTACACCGTCACCTCAGATTTGTCGGGCCAACCGGGAGGTGGGGAGAAGGAAGATGATAAGTCTACATACGGTAGAAGAAGTCCATCCCGAGGTCTACCATGTCGGAGAAGGAAGATGACATATCCACCGTTTTTGTTTTATTAACCTCGTCTATATGGGGGCGGAGAGGAGGGAGACACTTACCTTCCCACCCTTACTTACACCACCCCCTATCCCCTGAGCATGGCCCGTCACTTGTAGGGAGGTTATCTAAGTACCCAAGTAATACTCTACAGACGTGACCATGGTGATGAAGGTCATATTGAAGAGCGTTTAAGGGAGTTCAAAAGTTACATAAAGTTGTTACGGTCTGGGGGGAATGATTATCACACTATGGGATATCACACTAAATGTATTCAAAAGTAGTCAAACACGTTACACCGTGAAAAAACGTAAAGCCACGGGACGATAACTTAGTTTATGGGGGGGAGGGGGACAACGCCGCTAGTTCAACGACACGGGTGCCGTGTTATAGCGTGGACGCGGGACTGCTTAATAGACGCAGTATTTATCAGCGGCGTGGTAGTTAGGAAGTAGGATCCGTTAATCGGAGAGTGTCAACACCGGTCATAGGTAAAGACACACGGGTTCTTGTGCCGAGGCGTTAGGCTATGAAGGGGTCATCAGGGGGAGGGAAAGCCCAAGTGCCTCGATCGTGTCGAGACGTGAGGGGCTGAAGGGACTTAGGAGGACGGACTAGTGGCCGCGTCTCCGAGGCATAGAATAGAAACCGACGCCGATAACAGCGTTCTCGGTTCACTGTGTCTTAATTGTGCAAAGGCGTTGGAAGTGGTTTGCTCCTGATACAATGGCCCTCTAAGCGTAACAAGTAGATAGAATTACTAACATTTTTTGTCTATGTGATATAGAGTATTTTGCCCTTATAATTCCCGGTTTTCAGCGGGAATTACTTTCAATTTGTCAGTGAGTGGAGAAATTCTCTACCATAAGTACGTGAACCGTAAATCTCTTTATCAAACTCCCGAAATTTCAAGGGAATGACAAAAATTCAGTCATGATAAAACCGCAAAGCACAGTAAAGCTTATATAAGAGAAGAGCAAAATTAAGGATAGACAAAGTATAAAAACATTCAGTTAATCCTTCATGGAATTGAAAGTGTAGCGATGCTAGGCGGCTGAATCGAAGCGAAACTCATGTTAATCCTTCATGGAATTGAAAGTTATATTCAGGTATCTGGTCCATGGCCTAAAGGCGAGACGTTAATCCTTCATGGAATTGAAAGGTATTTCTCCCTCTGGACTAAATAGGAGGTATCTCTTTTGGTTAATCCTTCATGGAATTGAAAGTCTCTTTGCCCAGGGCGTCCCTCAGGAACACGTAGTTGGTTAATCCTTCATGGAATTGAAAGTTCACTCTGACCCTGAGAGGCACTACTTGGAGACTCATTGTTAATCCTTCATGGAATTGAAAGTGAATTGAGAGATATTCGTATATGAGCTCTTGTACATAAAGTTAATCCTTCATGGAATTGAAAGCTTCATCGACCGGTGCCGTAAATTGGATTAACGTATCGTTGTTAATCCTTCATGGAATTGAAAGTTAGCCTGTTTAATTCTTCCCAACTAAAGGAGGTCTTAAGTTAATCCTTCATGGAATTGAAAGTAAAAATGCTTAAGCAAACTGTGAAACAGCCCAGCTCGCTTTGTTAATCCTTCATGGAATTGAAAGAGTAAGGAGACGGAAAGAAGGAGAGAAGAGAAAAGAGTGTTAATCCTTCATGGAATTGAAAGTAATCTTGTTCTCTATTGATTCGAAAGGTCTTATGTTAATAGTTAATCCTTCATGGAATTGAAAGTCAAAGGTGGAGATGGGTAGCATTTTGTAGTAAAACTTAGTTAATCCTTCATGGAATTGAAAGCGATGCCCTGGTCGAACTTGCCCTGTATGCCTTTATTATTTGTTAATCCTTCATGGAATTGAAAGACGGGGAGAGTGAGGCTCTGCCCACCAAACACGCGGGCGGACAGTTAATCCTTCATGGAATTGAAAGTATAATCGTCTACTAATGCCCTGAGTCTGTTCCTAAGAGCTAGTTAATCCTTCATGGAATTGAAAGTATTTTATTGGTTGTTTGGCCTTTTTCGGCTTTCTCAACCTTACGTTAATCCTTCATGGAATTGAAAGTCTAATCGTTAAAACGCTGGTCTACCACCCGGAACTGCGTTAATCCTTCATGGAATTGAAAGAATAACATATTCGAGTGCATGGCGAAGCTAGTCGTGTACGATGTTAATCCTTCATGGAATTGAAAGGATAATATTCTGGATGTCATTACCTATAACAAACTGACCTGTGTTAATCCTTCATGGAATTGAAAGATCAGTCCACCTAAAACGCCACCAATTATGCTGTACGTATGTTAATCCTTCATGGAATTGAAAGTTTCACAAAAGACCCCACACGGATCAACATTCCGTGGTTAATCCTTCATGGAATTGAAAGAGGATACCAGTTCGAATGGTATGCAGGAGACACAGGTGATATTGTTAATCCTTCATGGAATTGAAAGAACTCTCTATTAACGTCAAAATTGCTTTTTTTATCATAAAGTTGTTAATCCTTCATGGAATTGAAAGGTCTTAACAACATCTTTATAACGTTCACCGCTTCTCATTTATTAGGTTAATCCTTCATGGAATTGAAAGTAGAATTAGAAGAGAAGACCATAGGGACATATTACTTCACGTTAATCCTTCATGGAATTGAAAGCCCCCATAAAATGATGAAAGCGAGCGGGCGTGAGGAAAATTGTTAATCCTTCATGGAATTGAAAGAACGAAAGAAAGAGATTATGCTTATGTCTTGTATAAAATTAAGTTAATCCTTCATGGAATTGAAAGTAAATAAGAAATGGAGACGGGATAGGGATGTTTTCAGAGTTAATCCTTCATGGAATTGAAAGCGATATAAGTTCGATATCAAGGAGTTTATAGAAGCTGAAAGTTAATCCTTCATGGAATTGAAAGTAAAACAATAGTCTTAGATTTCGAGTGACTCCATCTAAGGTAGGTTAATCCTTCATGGAATTGAAAGATACGGCAACACTTTCCAGGCTGTACTTTCCACACTGTCTGTTAATCCTTCATGGGATTGAAAGCCGATCAATACAACGCCCCCTAGACTTAACATAACAAAATATGTTAATCCTCAATGGTAAAGCAGTCTTTTAGGGAAAGTTGGGCCTAAACTTCACTATCTGAAGCTGATGCCTCATAGAAGTAACAGTTCTGAAGCCTTTAGGCACCTCCTTTACTTAGAGTTATATGATTAGTAGTACCACTACGTAGACAAATATTAGGTTTAATTCTAGATAACTGAAGAGGAACCGCGGGCATGAAATCCGGGGTGACTGTAGTAATTTTTAAGGAAATTATCAGGGTTACATCTTATCTGTCGTGTTCTTGTAAAGTATAGTAATTTTATGTGTACGCATGTTAGACAGAGAAGGGAAGCACAGTGTCAACTAATAACGATTATGAAAAATTTATAAACGGGCAAGAAACAGTAAAAACTACGATATAAGAACAAGGAAGAAATAGTCAATAAAGAGGTTTACGACGATATTAAACTGGTTAAGGAAAAATCAAAGGGCTTCAGCCATGCATCGCCCTTCCTTATAGGGTTGTCAGTAAAACATTCCGCCGGCATTTTAGTTTACAATCAGAGGAAGACGTCATAAAAATTGTAGAGATCGCTATTGAAGACCAAGTACCCATAGTACCTAGAGCTGGGGGTAAGGATAACATAGGTGGGGTTATCCCTCTTAAAGGAGGAACTTTAATGGGCTTAAGTAAGATGGATATCCTTTAACGAGATAGAAGCAGAACCGGCGTCACAATTCGTTTGAACGGCAAAAGTTTATCCATCGACGTTTAACGAAGGCACTACTGTTGGAGGGTCTTTCAGCGGTGGTCTTGCAGTATAGGTGAATTCGTGTATGGGATCGCGTTACTGGAGTTAGGGCGGTAAACTCAAAAGGGGAGTTAGTGGCTTATGGTCTGCGTTAAGTTGTTGAAACAATTAAGTAATATTTTTTAACTAAGTTAAAGGAAATTCTTTAATACAAATACTTTAAAAATACTCCTGATGGAGACCTTTTTGTTGGCTAAAAAAGAATTTGAAAAAGAATTTGGTTCTAAATTTATTGATACCGAAGAAATTATAGATGAATATTCAAAATCTCCTTACTTAGTTTCACCTATTCTTTCAAAAATGGGTAAAAGGGTTTTAGGTGCTGTAATAGCTGAAGACGAGAACGACATCGAATATACTATTAAAGTCTGTAGTAAATATCGTATTCCTCTATTGGCTAGAGGTGCTGGCACTTCGACAATTGGTCAAGTTTTGCCAATTTTTCCCTCAATAGTTGTTGATATTCAGAAATTGAACAAGGTATTGGGACTTGATGGGGGATTTTTAAAAGTATCTCCGGGGGTTAAAGTCTTGCAATCACTTAACTATTTAAGAAAAAGAGGGAAGGAGTTAAGGGTATATCCTAGTAGCTTTTATATATCTACCTTAGGAGGTTACATTGCCGGTGGTGATGTAGGAATAGGGTCTTACCAGTTTGGGTACCACTTCCACGGTAATGGGATTAGACGTGTAAAAATAGTAGGTCCTAATGGGTTTCAAGAACTTACTGGAGATATGACTTTAGCCGTAGCTCAAGCTGCCGGGGCTACTGGGATTATAACTGGGGCCGAAGTAGCTGTTATTGACTACGAAGACTGGAAAGACCAATTAGTTCGTTTCAATGACGTCAGTGGGGTAGTCAAGTTCTTAAAAGATATGGAAAAAGAAAGGCCTAACATAAGGAGAATTACAATAGAAGACGAAGAAGCTTTCACTTTGGTCTCTCAAGGTAGAGTTAGACCGGGTAAATGGAACGTTATATTAGCTAGTACTAAAAGTTTCGGAGAAGAAATAAATATGAGGTTTTTAGACGAATTAGCGTTTGCAGCGATTTACGTGACTATGAGTAAACTAACTAGATTTCCAAACTATTTCTATGAAGTAAGATTGCTACCCCTAAATAGTTTTCTAAGTGTCGTAAGTCAAATAAAGAAAGCTCTAGGTCCAAACGTATTAATTCACGGAGATGTCATGACTTTAAGAGGGGAAACGATAATCTATACTGTATTCATGTCAGATAAAAGCAATTTCGAACTAATAGATTCAATAATGATAAAAGAGGGTATACCGTTTGAAATACATTCCCTGGCAGTGAATGACAGAGTTGATGAGGAATATAGACTAGAACTAATGAAAAAACTAAAGAAAATGGTTGATCCGTATGATATTCTAAACCCAGGGAAGCTGAG belongs to Stygiolobus caldivivus and includes:
- a CDS encoding PaREP1 family protein, translated to MLPLTSAEAYLQEADELLEKGDIVQASEKYYKAVEEAIKALSRKYNLGVLKRLRHGRWSSGLLFDAVNELGSDELKEVWYIAWELHVDGFHEMVLTGERLRLVRDKIKKILNYL
- a CDS encoding FAD-binding oxidoreductase; the protein is METFLLAKKEFEKEFGSKFIDTEEIIDEYSKSPYLVSPILSKMGKRVLGAVIAEDENDIEYTIKVCSKYRIPLLARGAGTSTIGQVLPIFPSIVVDIQKLNKVLGLDGGFLKVSPGVKVLQSLNYLRKRGKELRVYPSSFYISTLGGYIAGGDVGIGSYQFGYHFHGNGIRRVKIVGPNGFQELTGDMTLAVAQAAGATGIITGAEVAVIDYEDWKDQLVRFNDVSGVVKFLKDMEKERPNIRRITIEDEEAFTLVSQGRVRPGKWNVILASTKSFGEEINMRFLDELAFAAIYVTMSKLTRFPNYFYEVRLLPLNSFLSVVSQIKKALGPNVLIHGDVMTLRGETIIYTVFMSDKSNFELIDSIMIKEGIPFEIHSLAVNDRVDEEYRLELMKKLKKMVDPYDILNPGKLRI
- a CDS encoding HEPN domain-containing protein produces the protein MKKELVDAFKDRALRFFEEAVSDLDKGWYDFAVFHLEQSLQLALKAALLEKKGSYPFTHDIDELINSLADTRLVGLRDRNRELVTLLKVAYTGSIYSPDYYDKEVAVKLVELVKECLKVLGVWKG
- a CDS encoding putative integrase, producing MTREVIHTGNTSTRGDKGEYFVYYTDRPKPKLRYLYVGPSEETIGAYIKISGRLWAKPPVRGWGLHRPSPASLRSGSGTAPGPHTGRAFYKALQVAFTAVDFPVDFTVDRDGPRLRSYERWGHEKGTGRRV
- a CDS encoding nucleotidyltransferase domain-containing protein: MERVEYFRDWKKYAEEICTSLKKVLPDVMVVVFGSVVKGNYIPSLSDIDVMVVSDKVGDVVWQANMTVYITSTVFKGAVTPFEFHYADRRGYEEFYRDFLKPVVEVRC
- a CDS encoding zinc ribbon domain-containing protein, whose product is MLCPSCNQEIPDSVPQCPNCGYQFANADQPDMSLLQQVDTSNPPFTPICGEQIILVARYMQQSYITQTYYQQTPEFSIGGFINIGEQPDYNNPQYISATMYVYGAVYITNMRVVFHAQNYSCPRCIHQPPFNPYVDSIWYNPQAIDVMIQTYKGQDPSLVNNVDVKNYNGHITVQVSKQFDYDTSNGRVTIDRDVLIIPSGKTGLFDRFVDKVREDFRSAFGDKYQATIDQGLPPDLVNQISQMSACVNNNYDRFKQEALS